The Panulirus ornatus isolate Po-2019 chromosome 19, ASM3632096v1, whole genome shotgun sequence genome includes the window GGAGGAGTGTAGGCACCTTCCTATCCTCTTCCCATTGTCTCGGCTAATACTGACATTGACGCTGGCTGGGTAAGTGTGGGTGGCTGTTTACAGGCATGTCCAAACAGAAAGCATGATATTGCGAGTCACAGATGCCACATCACCCAATGTCACCATACAATTCCAATGCAAAAGGGCCCAACGTAGCATAATGTTGCCCGCCTCCTACTACTGTATGAATGTTAGATAACAGCTAATACTGGCATTGACAGTGGATAGCTGTTTATAGGAATGGGTAAACAGAGGACATGATAGTAGATGACAGTGATGCTGCATCACCAAAATTCAAAAAACAATTATGACACAAAACAGCCCAATGTTATGTAACATTACCTGCCTTCTACTGTATGAAATTTAGGTAATGTCGCCTGCCTTTTAAGAGGTAATACAGGATATTATGTGATTTCGTACATAAACTAAAAACTTGCTTACTAAAGAGAATGCTGAAGCAACGAGGTTTACAGGGGACGAAGTGCTATTGATGGGTTGAACCACGGTATATGCAGCAGTCTTGTGAAATCACGGAAAGGTCCttagggcatggttgtggataataGACTCTGGTTTTGGGAAatcaaacatgacagctagagaatggatgtgagcagatgagtcAAATCTTTAACTGACagtggcactaccttgcaaacatgggaaatggtgaacatgtatgaaaagaaaatattcaaatcCCAACCCATTATATTACtaaaatgagtcatacataatctCTATATCAACATGCATTTTCAAAACAATGCACTGAAGAACTACAGCAATAATATTCACCACTACAACATATGCAGGACACTAGAGCCACTAGTATAGAATGGATTAAAACCCAACCTGAGACAGTAATGACCAGCTCTGCACACAGCCTAGTGGGAGCAGTGCTCAAAATTCAGATATTTTTCAGAATGCAATACCCTCTCCAATTGTGATGTACCTGAAAATAATGTTCTTTATGGTAACAGAGACAACaagggaaagaaaataatataaataaacttAGATATAAATTTCCATCAACAGTTCCCAGGATAACCTACATTACAAACCATCCACAATGTTTCCACACTTCACTATTTTCTCATATTCATCTCTTTCCACAGCAACTTAACACTTGCTCATCATAGCCATTCACTCAAAGCACATGGAAAACTGTCATCAGCCTTAAAAAATCTTTAATAAAGGCTTCACATTTTTGTTTCAAACCAATCTTCAGGATAGCCCAATGACAAGCATTAATCCTTATATTACAAACATTTTCACGATAAGTAATAAACTCTATTCATGGTATTTTCAATTCTGAATTTTGAGTACATCTTGTGTGTTCATCATTACATATATGATGACCAAAGTTTGTTATAAATTAAAAGCATGAGTTAGTCTACACTACAATTTCCAAATTTTTTATCATTCAGTGAAAGGTCAATAAATTTTCAGTCTGATCATATTCTCTATGTAATCTGTAAAAATACAACATAACTTTAACCATTTACCTTATATCTCAAAATTCCTAGTTTTTCAATGTCTACACTGCAATTTGTCTCTAAATTCAAAATTTTATGGGGCCAAAATAAAATTTAATTACATAGGAAGTTCTTGCATTTTCACGTTCCATTGTATGGATATCAAGATGACAAAGTGTACAAGTTTAATTTGAACACTGCAAAAGCATCTTATGCTGGAATGTAAATAAAGTTCCATAAGGCATCCACCTGAAGAACTGCTTGTGCAGCACACATCCTTGGAGATGGTTCCACTAATGTTAGAACAGTGACACATCTATATGCCTTACAACAGTAAAGAAGCATAACCATCTTCTTACAAATGGGATTTAGCTAAACAGAGTTACATCTTCATTAGACAGAGACGATAATATTCCCTGTAGAAATTCCATCTGCTGAAACAGATGTTTGGTATGGATGAATCTAAGCTCTTATGAAAAACTTAACATAAAAACAATATAGAAATTTTTATAGATCTGTTCTGAAAATGGGAGTGATTATTTACACATCAAGTTCCACTTGATTCAAAACCtatgtgaatgatgaatgaaggatgaatgtgttgtaCCTGCTTGATCCATTAATTTTACTAAAACCATTATTTATTAGGAAACTTTGTATTCCTCTGAATATATTCTCCTGTATTTATCTTCACTAACAGGAACAATTTTATGCTCATCACACCATGGCACATAAAAGTCTCTGTACATTTTCTTCAGAGTCATATTTCGATTAATGTACATTTCAATATGTTGTCGAGCAGCCTGAAGAGACTGCTCTGTATATTTGTTTGGGCGGTTGGAATGTTTTCCCCGTTGATCAGGTTTTGGTAATAAATGGCCATCTTTCATTTGCTTCATAAGGTTTCCTATTCTTCCTCTACTGTTCTGAAGACCATGAACACccatgaacatttctttacacaCTTCCACATGCTTACCACGAACTTTACACCAGTAAGTAAATGTGTAGGTCCGTCTATTTGACCCTTTCACGTAATGACGGCTCACTGGTTTAATTGAAATGTTGCCATAAAGATACACATTTTGCTCATCAAAGTTGCCCATATCCCAAAAAGCTGAGAAAATTTCATCAGCTCCATGTTCAATCTTGGACCAACACTTCTTCTTGCAGTTGCATGGAGGACCCATTGCTCTACCACGGATCTCCTTACCCGTAGCACGAGATATATATGGACGGCCCTGATCTCTGAAGTACTTCTGGTGGGTTTTTTTGTGCAAATCATTAGGAACTGGCTCCCTCTCACGCTGAATTCTTGGTACCTGAGAGATAATATAAAAAGTTAATCAAAATAATTTCAAAAAGGCAATATATGCTTCCATTTTTTCTTACTTAATGTTCCAATGCAtgccttttttcatattcaaagtcAGTAGTACATAATGAATATTTCCAGAATATTTTAGTTTCTAACCATTTTCCAACCTGATTATTAACGTAGATCCTTGACAGCATTAGTAGAAATGTTCTCTTACAAAATCTGTACTGGTTTGCCTAAAACATATGCCCAACCTTTTTACTGTAGCTCCCATATACAATTACTAAAAATGTTTTCTTACAAAATCTTTGTTGGTTTCACTAAAACATACCAAACAAGAGCAAATTTCAGCCATGGGCAATTAATGCAGATACAGGTTCTAATCAAAACATCTAGGATACTGTATTTACAATAAACATATGTACATTTGATTTAGGCACCCAAGGACTGTTAGCAGCTAATCAATGTCTTGCACATATTACTAGGAAGAAATGCTACACGAATATCATTTGGAAGTTTGCTGAAACACATATATCTTTATTACTGAAGAGTCTAACTAACTCAAAGGATCAATTTGTTGACTGACCTTGATTAGAAAATTCTTTGAGATGATAATATTACCCAAAATGTCAAAGGTGAAGTGAACATGTAAGAATATACTTTCTAATTTCTGTAGGCCAATCAGTCCATGCAGCTGGAAAAGTAACCTTGGGAATCTGACCAAAGTCTGATCCCTTAACTTCAGGGCCTTTGTAAAGTACCTGAAGCCTTTTCAGAGAAGTAAGGCTAGTTAAAGATGGTTAGTGGAAAACTAATGAATTAGCACTTTGTGTGATGAGCAAAATTCAACAAATGACACAGCAGGCaggtggtaggtagtagttggtaagcagccaccaaccaaggaggtatattaccggtactaaaCACATGGGTATTGggggggttagtgatggctgcacagtgagccagcacttcagtggttgtcatgttacACTCCTCCGACCTGGGTAGCTCTCTTTTCTCTCTAgttcacctacatgtggactgctgtcATTCTGtatacaaacatgcaatctctgtCACACATAAaatctgacaacacttaactcacacaactatGTAAAAAGTaagttttcctgcagtgagcactatgcactagcccagctttttggcaaaatggtaagagcaattaTAGATGTAgtaagcaggaacattaggtagaaatattaagtagaagtagtgggtagcaacattagacaggagcattaagtaaactttaagtagtaggttggaacattaggcaggaacgttaggtaagagcctctggaaacaatGCTAGATTTGTGCAGGTTGTCtggggtgaggtactaaaggctaagaagcagcaatgtaGTTCACCAGTTTTGGGAATCTTTTgcatggccacccccatgaggagaagttcccagagggaacaggcatcaagagATGTAgacagtacacatgccttaatgcCCATCAACATATCTTTCAActccagattcaaattcagcaacagttcttatactgaggttttcaagcaaatctattaccctcacaaaaataccaaaaattgaagggattTTTTCTTTagtccaaaaacctttttgttttaaaagtgaaACAACATACTGAAAAGCTTTTGtgcttgaaataatcacagaaaatatctctTAATGCTTCCCCAAACTTTCTACAAAATCCTGATAGTGAATGACTCCACCTACGACTTCCAAATATTattgtcaaatttttttttttcctgttacatATAAAAGGAAACGGGAAAAGATAAAATATTTAAAAACCTTCAAGGCTGGTTCGTCACTTGCAAGTGATGCTAAATCATTATACCACTCTATTAAGCCTAAAAAGCAAATTTATTAGACTAAATAGTTTTGAAAGTATTATGCATGGGTAATATCAGTTCAAGGAAAAAACGCCCATAACAAGAAAACTTTAACATTAGCATTTCCAAATATCTTTGCATAATTTTATCACTTTGACATTAGTAAAATCCACTTATGTGAAGTTACTGTGCTGTTCCCACTCACTAAAAAGGTTCAATTTGTTATATGTTATCCTGGAGAGCTTCTacttcaacaaaaaaaaatattcctacaaaaacaaaacacttaCATAATCATTGAGTTcttgttgatgttgctgttgctgatgatgttgctggtgttgttcatgatggtgttgttgatgctgATGGTGCTGATGGTGCTGCAGCTGTTGGTGTTGTAGCTGTTGCTGATGATGTTGTGCATTAGGATCCAGCCACACAGGACTGCTCTGTGTTCCATCTCCTCTTGGCCCGTACTGTGGGACCTGAACACAATACGGGCCATATGGACCACCCGGTGGGCCTCCATAGTGAGACATTGCACCCATGTGGCCATATCCTAAAATATATTGCTGAGGTAAATCACAAACAGAAGAGCCATAATACATATCCACCAAATAGCATAATCAATAAAAGGCATTAGCTTCCCTCTAATATTTTCTTACATGTTTAACTGCTTCACCCATCTTAGCAAAGTAGtaccaggaaaaaaagaaaaaaatggcctaATTTCAGacatccactctctacctgtAATGCATAATGTAATGAACATAGATCCTACCATCCTGAGCCAAGTGTATCTTGATCACTTCATTTGCCTTTTCTCAGCCCATCAGTTGCACATCACCTGGTTCAtgtgccacatcattccaattcagccTATCCCATTTACCCTCCAAAATGCTTTTGCCCCTATACCCTAAAGTCTTCTTTACTCTATTCTTCCACCTTCTCAGTCTCCCTCTaccccttgttctctccactttcaAGGTGCAAAGCccctttgtctgtctttcttcactcatcctcctcatatgtacaaaacaaataaacacaagCTGGTCCACTACCTAAATCTGACTGCATTACCATATCtacctctttcactaacattcctTACATGATCGACCCAACTCAAAGCATATATCTTCcttatgcatttcatttccaatatggccatcctctccttgtctttagcattcaaggcccaagacttaCGTCTATATAAACTTGTCAGAATCATAATATCTCCAATTGAACATTCCTATCTTTACCACGGCTGACAGTCACTTGACTGTCATCCACAAGGTGAATGCAGGTGTGGCAACCAGCTAGTAAATCTTTACAAACATTTCTATTGTGATACTGTTTTAggtcatttctctttctttttgaacaattatttgtaaatgattttttaacatctttttcatgtttcttttttgtGGTTGGTAATTTCTTTCCCATACCTTTATTGCTCAATGTGGTGCTGTTTAAagtgtgttggtgttgctgtcTGGAGTTTTGGGCACTGTAACTGTTGTAAGAATTgtaagaataagtatgaaaatcacatcatcagaagatGTAGAGGCTACAAAGAGACAAAAACAGTCTTAAACTGATaacatgcttttcaatggagaTTACTTTCATCTTGGAGTAATAACGTATGATGGCCTAACCTTCGatgaaaacaacaaaacaatgaTGGCAGCTGGATCCTGAAgactttcaagacaagggaaaaaaatcaaTTATTATATCATTCAAAGCATTAATTCTTCATGAACTGAACAGTGTTGTGTTCTAACATCGCTCTACAAGGCAAGTGAAATTGCAGAATTAGAAACTATTCAGAAATCTTTTAAAAACCCATATCAATGTGTTAAAGTAATTAACTTACTGGGAAATGCTGAAATACCTGAGGTTTTACTCTCTAAAGCCCAAGTAGGAGAggtatatcatatcatcatctacATCTGGAAAATCcttgaaggtatggttcccaattTACAATCAGAAATAACATCTTACTAGCATGAGAGGCATGGAAGACTTCATAAAATactgcctctgaaatccaaaggaagggggggagagagagagagagagagagagagagagagagagagagagagagagagagagagagagagagagagagagagagagagagagacagagagagagacagagagagagacagagagacagacagacagagagacagacagacagagagagagagacagagagagagacagagagagagagacagacagacagagacagacagacagacagagacagacagacagacagagacagacagagagagacagacagacagacagagacagacagacagagagagacagacagagagagacagacagagagagacagacagagagagacagagagagacagacagagacagagagagacagacagagacagagagagacagacagacagagagagacaggcagacagacagagacagacagagagagagacagacagagagagagacagacagagagagagacagacagagagagacagacagagacagagacagacagagacagagacagacagacagagacagacagacagacagacagagacagacagacagagacagagagacagagacagagagacagagagcaccTTAAACATCAAGGTCTAAGACTCTTCTAcatcttgccatctaccatcagaaacatctTGGGATGCACTTCAGaaaagttcaagagtgcactaaACAAACTGTATCAGACCAGTCAGGCTATGGAGGGTATGAGGCCttgagggctgtggcttccaacagcttggttaacCAAAAACCCAATCCAGCATCCAGAGTCCAGCCCAAGCTGTGGGATTTAAACCCCTAAAGACTTCACCAAGTATTCACCAGGCCAAGgaaatggaaacatggagtgaaacaAGCTTAACGTAATATGGCCCAGACATTaagaagagtgaaaggcatgtgtgAGATAAAATGAACTGGACTGCTGTGGTATATAAGGAAGTAGTGCAATGTCAAATGGCTGAACCAAGATACATAAAGAatcagggaaaaccacagaagaGTCCATGGTGCCTGGCCATGGATGGTGGACTCTGGCTTCAATGTATCtaacaagacagctagagagtggctgCGATCAAGTGGGGTcaatgttcatctgttcctggcaccaccttgctaagGAAGGATACAgagtatatgtataaataaaaaaTTGGTACATATTTCTTTGCATATCAATGAAAGTCACTACTATCATTAAGGCTACAAGTACAGTTTTTCTACGTGAATTTTGACATAAAATATGGTTGACCCAAAAAATAAAAGGTGGAATTCCAAAGCAGCTATGTTGTAAGAGAAGTTTCACATACTTCTGATGTGATGATAAAAAAGGGAGAGTCATTCCAGTTTTAGGTTGGAACCTGAAACTAGAACCAACACATTATCAAAAACCTCCTGCAGCATGTATTTCAAAAGCAAGCGCTAGATATTAACAGGCAATGAGAAAAAGTCTGCCAAACAATACAACCTTCAGTAGGCTCTACCTTGCATATTTTGATGTGGGTGCCCCATGTGTGGAGGTATTGCATGGTCCAGCATGTGAGGTCTGGGTAACAATGTTTCACTTATGGGATCAACAGTTTCAATGTCAACATCCAAATTTTCATCTTCTTTTAGTTCTACTTCCGGCACTAATGCTTCACTGCGAGGAGCAGAAGAGCTCGCATGACTACTCCCACTGCTCTCACTGTCACTACCACCTTCACTACCATCACTGTCACTCTCACTATTATCCTTGCTATGTCCTGCTTTATTTCCACCTTTAGTTTTCTTCGTTTTGAGCACTGGTTCACCAACCTCTCGTTTAATCTTAACACCAGTTTCTAGGCTATCTGGTTTCCCAAACTTGCTCTGAATAAAAATGTTCATTGCTTCAAATCTATTCCCTTTAGCAATTAAGTCTTTTATATGTTGTGCATCAAATCCTGCCATTGCTGCTCAGTACAGTACCTGGTGCTCCTTTTCTCAACTTCAAATGGCGATTCTCATCAGCAGTTAACAAATGCTTATGTGCTCTGTAATGAGATAAGAATATGAATAACAGGTATTCTTCATCCACAATGGAAACGTGCTAAGAAAATTATCCAAACTTACAGGAAATGAAAAAATCCTATGCTTTTATCTGTAATGCAAGACAGCTGAAAACTTAGGACTCTTGTGTTTATATTTCCTGTGAATTTGGATAGTAATATGCATGTGTGAAAATATGCATTAACACTTTCAATGCACAGTAAATTTTCTGGCTCATTCCCAAATAGTCAATTATGCAATAAAAAATCatattatcaaaatcattttttGTAATATAATTTCAACACTAAAGTTGTATTTCTACATGTGGCATCAACATTCCCTAAAACCACACCAGATGGCAAAAAATActgtcatttatcttttttttccgtacacatttgccatttcccaaattagcgaggtagcatcaagaaaagaggactgagccttaagagggaaaattcctcacttggcccatgtCTCTTCcatcttctggaaaagtaaaacaggaggggaggattttcagcccctaagtcccaccccttttagttgccttctatgacatgcagggaatacttgggatgtattctttctccccatccccaggattcatatgtagcatttatggatctggagaaggcatatgatagggatgatagagattctttgtggaaggtcttaagagcatatggtgtggcaggtaagctgctagaagcagtgaaaagtttatacccAGGATAAAaagcatgtaggaagagaggagagtgattggttcctagtgaaggtcggtttgcagcCGGAATGTGTGCTGTCCCCTTGGTCgattaatatgtttatggatggggtattagggaggtaaatgcaagagttttggagagaggggcaagtatgctgtgtgttggggatgagagggcctgggaaatgagtcagttgttgttcgtcgatgatacagctctggtggctaattcgcgtgagaaactgtattaatcggtgactgagtttggaagagtgtgtgaaaggagaaagttgaaagtaaatgtgaatatgaacaagattattaggttcagtagggttaagggacaagttaattgggatgtaagtttgaatggagaaaaattggagaagtgaagtgttttagatatctgaaagtggatttagcaccgaaaggaaccatggaagtggaagtgagtcacagggtgggggagggagcaaaggttttgggagtgatgaagaatgtgtggaaggagagaacattatcttgaagaccaaaaatgggtatgtttaaaggaatagtagttccaacaatattatatggttgcgaggcatcggctatggatagggttgtacagaagagggtggatgatgtgttggaaattaaatgtttgaggacaatatgtggtgtgaggtgatttgattgagcaagtaatggaaaggtaagatagatgtgtggaaataaaaagagtgtggttgagagagcaaaagagggcatgttgatattgtttggaaatatggagacaatgagtgaggaaagattgccaaagaggatatacgtgtcagaggtggaaggaacacagagaagcgggagaccaaattggaggtggaaggatggagtgaaaaagattttgagaaatcagggtctgaacataaggagggtgagaggtatgcaaggaatagagtgaactggaacgatgtggcataccggggtggatgtgctgtcaatggcttgaaccagggatTGTGAAATGTCTGCGGTAAACTATAgaagagacctggatgtggatagggagctgtggtgttggtgcattacacatgacagctagagactgagtgaacctAGATGTTTTAaatctgagtgaaaagaagctcaagggtaaaggggaagagtggtttaggaatgtcttgggagtaaagtcagggattggtgagaggacaagagcaaaggaaggagtagcactactcctgaaacaggagtggtgggagtatgtgatagagtataagaaagtaaactctaggttgatatgggtaaaactgaaagtggatggagagagatgggtgattattggtgcctatgcacctgggcatgagaagaaagac containing:
- the LOC139755326 gene encoding uncharacterized protein — its product is MAGFDAQHIKDLIAKGNRFEAMNIFIQSKFGKPDSLETGVKIKREVGEPVLKTKKTKGGNKAGHSKDNSESDSDGSEGGSDSESSGSSHASSSAPRSEALVPEVELKEDENLDVDIETVDPISETLLPRPHMLDHAIPPHMGHPHQNMQGYGHMGAMSHYGGPPGGPYGPYCVQVPQYGPRGDGTQSSPVWLDPNAQHHQQQLQHQQLQHHQHHQHQQHHHEQHQQHHQQQQHQQELNDYVPRIQREREPVPNDLHKKTHQKYFRDQGRPYISRATGKEIRGRAMGPPCNCKKKCWSKIEHGADEIFSAFWDMGNFDEQNVYLYGNISIKPVSRHYVKGSNRRTYTFTYWCKVRGKHVEVCKEMFMGVHGLQNSRGRIGNLMKQMKDGHLLPKPDQRGKHSNRPNKYTEQSLQAARQHIEMYINRNMTLKKMYRDFYVPWCDEHKIVPVSEDKYRRIYSEEYKVS